One segment of Acidianus sp. HS-5 DNA contains the following:
- the cmr5 gene encoding type III-B CRISPR module-associated protein Cmr5 — translation MDEIDYALDIGKKVLDLHIECGGKEAIKGFRSRAREFPQMVQQLGLISSITFLLSKVDDDILIPSIKYFLYGEKIDRSTNLCREVRDDGYTSYLVVNFAWIKCKLYDLRFFDKCIKEFESLDDMKILINDHIKKDIISTLKELKEEEEKNLLLSQIEESVLNFSIELKKIVDGIYGGSND, via the coding sequence ATGGACGAGATCGATTACGCTTTAGACATCGGTAAGAAAGTCCTAGACTTACACATTGAGTGTGGAGGTAAAGAAGCTATTAAAGGATTTAGGAGCAGGGCTAGAGAGTTTCCTCAAATGGTACAACAGTTGGGTCTGATATCTTCTATTACATTCCTCCTCTCAAAGGTTGATGATGATATACTAATTCCTTCCATTAAATACTTCCTTTATGGCGAAAAGATAGACCGTAGTACGAATCTCTGTAGAGAAGTTAGAGATGATGGTTATACTTCATACCTAGTCGTCAACTTTGCGTGGATTAAATGCAAACTTTACGACTTACGGTTCTTCGACAAGTGCATAAAAGAGTTTGAAAGTTTAGACGATATGAAAATTTTGATAAATGATCACATTAAGAAAGATATTATAAGTACTCTTAAAGAGCTAAAAGAAGAGGAAGAAAAGAATCTACTATTATCTCAAATCGAGGAGTCGGTACTTAATTTTTCAATTGAACTAAAGAAGATAGTTGATGGTATTTACGGCGGTAGTAATGACTGA
- the cmr6 gene encoding type III-B CRISPR module RAMP protein Cmr6 — protein MDNECNIITLIEDYITEKILAEEEILDDVKKDLVKALSNCSFSRNMPTAEKSMEEVVNALKSLGYCVIDVRAKTAKKLYVGVSEISPFYTFFESGLVWNNALNLPYIPGSVIKGILRSYMIDLCKRNEECISIVYQIFGVPESENHRFENAEIYVTGLDVSSSLIFAMDSYPVSADKILTGDVITPHYFRGGKLIKNEYEAQPVPILRIAVAEGVEFRFIIGVHQEAIPLFQDWAFNIGYKGGGLSFLLPILYAFKQGVGAKTSRGYGEFALEDFSLSTFNFTRPKKVGKVRVNGR, from the coding sequence ATGGACAATGAGTGCAACATTATTACACTCATTGAAGATTACATAACAGAAAAAATCCTTGCGGAGGAAGAAATCCTTGATGACGTGAAAAAGGATCTTGTAAAGGCTTTGTCCAACTGTTCTTTTTCAAGGAACATGCCGACTGCAGAAAAATCGATGGAGGAAGTCGTAAACGCATTAAAGAGCTTAGGTTACTGCGTAATCGACGTTAGGGCTAAAACCGCTAAAAAGCTTTACGTAGGCGTTTCCGAAATTTCTCCTTTTTATACGTTCTTTGAGTCAGGGTTAGTATGGAACAACGCACTCAACTTACCTTATATTCCAGGTTCTGTAATAAAGGGTATCCTTAGGAGTTATATGATAGACCTATGTAAGAGGAACGAAGAGTGCATTTCCATAGTTTATCAGATTTTCGGAGTGCCAGAAAGTGAAAATCATAGATTTGAGAATGCAGAGATTTACGTGACCGGTTTAGATGTTTCCTCGTCTTTAATATTTGCTATGGATTCCTACCCTGTAAGTGCAGATAAAATACTTACCGGTGACGTGATAACTCCTCATTACTTCAGAGGTGGTAAACTCATTAAGAACGAATATGAAGCACAGCCCGTACCCATACTGAGGATAGCAGTAGCTGAAGGGGTGGAGTTTAGGTTTATAATTGGTGTTCATCAAGAGGCTATCCCATTATTCCAAGATTGGGCATTCAACATAGGTTATAAAGGTGGAGGGTTATCTTTCCTTTTACCAATACTTTACGCTTTTAAACAGGGTGTAGGTGCTAAAACTTCCAGAGGTTACGGTGAGTTTGCACTTGAAGATTTCTCTTTATCAACGTTTAATTTTACGAGGCCAAAGAAGGTAGGTAAGGTGAGAGTAAATGGACGATGA
- the cas1 gene encoding CRISPR-associated endonuclease Cas1, whose amino-acid sequence MEKRTAFVKDWGAVLRVNKGRIECSVKGQVKWSLSPAEVSSIIFLVTSSLSTEVIRLANDFGIELVFFYKGEPISKVVHANYVGSMKLWLKQAREARKNPVKYARQFIYGKMHNQWVTVHYYEKKYSLDLKGDELTQLSKEVLTADEVMQKEAQGAKIYWRAVKRVIPSTLGFKGRRKMTQNEENLDLLNKALNIGYGMLRKEVWGAVISAGLNPYVGFLHKYRAGRISLVFDLMEEFRSPFVDRPLIGLARENPEALKDLKKVYSTFLFDSDVIYTQARRLANSLLQGEEYRPFMAK is encoded by the coding sequence ATGGAAAAAAGGACAGCATTTGTAAAAGACTGGGGAGCTGTGCTGAGGGTAAACAAGGGAAGGATAGAGTGCTCAGTTAAAGGACAAGTGAAGTGGAGCCTCTCCCCTGCGGAAGTGTCTTCAATAATCTTCCTAGTGACTTCTTCTCTCTCAACAGAAGTGATAAGGCTAGCTAACGACTTCGGGATAGAGCTAGTATTCTTCTACAAAGGAGAGCCAATTTCGAAAGTTGTCCACGCAAACTACGTAGGCTCAATGAAGCTCTGGTTAAAACAAGCAAGGGAGGCTAGGAAAAACCCTGTAAAGTACGCTAGGCAGTTCATCTACGGGAAGATGCACAACCAGTGGGTAACGGTGCACTATTACGAGAAGAAGTACAGTTTAGACTTGAAAGGAGACGAACTAACACAGCTAAGCAAAGAAGTTTTAACTGCAGATGAAGTAATGCAGAAGGAAGCTCAGGGAGCAAAAATATACTGGAGGGCAGTAAAGAGAGTTATCCCTTCCACGCTCGGTTTTAAAGGTAGGAGAAAGATGACGCAAAATGAGGAAAACCTCGACTTGTTAAATAAGGCACTAAACATAGGCTACGGTATGTTAAGGAAAGAAGTATGGGGAGCAGTCATTTCAGCAGGGCTAAATCCCTACGTCGGGTTCCTCCACAAATACAGAGCAGGGAGGATTTCACTAGTATTCGACCTAATGGAGGAGTTCAGGTCACCTTTCGTTGATAGGCCTTTAATAGGACTAGCGAGAGAGAACCCAGAAGCACTTAAAGACCTAAAGAAGGTTTACTCGACCTTCCTCTTCGACAGTGACGTTATTTATACACAAGCCAGGAGGCTCGCAAATTCCTTGTTACAAGGAGAGGAGTACAGACCATTTATGGCGAAGTGA
- the cas4a gene encoding type I-A CRISPR-associated protein Cas4/Csa1 has product MFFTLSDIQLLSKKMKSMPRAISEELRGWNWHEPPLYPSSNTLLSVSDLTNGLCDSGRYVYLRHKVQAKSEAKVGSTVHEAYASAVENIKRLIYENGDIDGSRLRTLMTDEFYNLKVDLPELGKAIWDYATSVYSAELDKVRSKPFLRRESLVSLVVPFHVEYPVDGSLIGLQSSLRMDAFIPLLPLIAEMKTGSYKRDHELALAGYALAFESQFEVPVDLGYLCYVNVIQGKVVDNCRLIVIGDSLRQEFIELRDRGLRAIDDNVDPGLAKKCSNECPFLSYCRGF; this is encoded by the coding sequence ATGTTCTTTACGCTTTCAGATATACAACTGCTTTCAAAGAAGATGAAGAGCATGCCGAGAGCTATATCTGAAGAACTGAGGGGATGGAACTGGCACGAACCTCCACTTTACCCTTCATCGAATACGCTGTTAAGCGTCTCAGACTTAACTAACGGCCTATGTGACTCAGGGAGGTATGTTTACTTAAGGCATAAAGTCCAGGCTAAGTCTGAAGCAAAGGTAGGGAGCACAGTTCATGAAGCTTACGCCTCTGCGGTTGAGAATATAAAAAGGTTGATTTATGAAAACGGAGACATTGACGGCTCCAGGCTTAGGACACTTATGACAGACGAGTTTTATAACTTGAAAGTCGACTTACCGGAGTTGGGGAAGGCGATCTGGGATTACGCTACCTCAGTATATTCAGCAGAGCTCGACAAGGTTAGGAGTAAGCCTTTCTTAAGGAGGGAGTCGCTCGTTTCTTTGGTTGTCCCGTTTCACGTTGAGTATCCAGTTGACGGCAGTTTAATTGGACTGCAGAGCAGCCTTAGGATGGACGCTTTCATCCCTCTACTGCCTTTAATTGCGGAAATGAAGACGGGGAGCTATAAGAGGGACCACGAACTTGCGCTTGCCGGTTATGCCTTAGCCTTTGAGAGCCAGTTCGAGGTACCAGTGGACTTAGGATACTTATGTTACGTTAATGTTATCCAAGGTAAGGTAGTTGATAACTGCAGGCTCATCGTTATTGGTGACTCCCTTAGGCAGGAGTTTATAGAACTTAGGGACAGGGGGTTAAGGGCTATAGACGACAACGTTGACCCCGGTTTGGCTAAGAAGTGCAGTAATGAGTGCCCTTTCTTGAGTTATTGTAGGGGCTTTTGA
- a CDS encoding RAMP superfamily CRISPR-associated protein, producing MVFTAVVMTEGNIFEGVDNLIERVELTFVNTTPWWGGNEFGYTFDDDGNVTVPSANEIVGRTKWLMRNIIAQILGINGFDNIDERFLKELGTLDNKSKITVRVTAYKGEKQSFYFTKKEAYRVFKIIKDKKLNSKFNIIINDEFDTITAGLKEVSESIVEYLRYFSIPRFFLAHMNRDDPLFYYHNQPAKPKSVRIKVELINNGVSDELFDFFKSSLIFTMKYMGIGKAATRGFGRFALENDWKFELNQDLNELLLLGKNITNSGIIGEIPPCEISVEKIENPCLYNYKKNKYEQIIIKDPITYLIAIGVATLKEAWETSVEDNCAYLSKMYPIWPLGLPRSDKQGLGYLIKDETKEDPGRRISYITISPICNGDTCSEIYLIPFIYGEDEFRKIELKGKSSSSSIPKFGMIVPGQGYLNPSNNVRDYVYATMSWLKFILGGGCHGQ from the coding sequence ATGGTATTTACGGCGGTAGTAATGACTGAAGGGAATATATTTGAAGGCGTAGATAACCTCATTGAGAGAGTTGAGCTAACGTTTGTAAATACTACGCCGTGGTGGGGAGGTAACGAATTCGGCTATACTTTTGACGACGACGGAAACGTTACAGTACCTTCAGCTAATGAGATAGTAGGTAGGACTAAGTGGCTAATGAGGAACATTATAGCACAGATTTTGGGAATAAACGGTTTTGACAACATTGATGAGAGGTTTTTAAAAGAACTGGGAACGTTAGATAATAAATCTAAGATAACCGTAAGGGTTACGGCATACAAAGGTGAGAAACAGTCCTTTTATTTTACAAAAAAGGAAGCATATCGTGTATTTAAGATTATTAAGGATAAAAAATTGAATAGTAAGTTTAACATAATTATTAACGATGAGTTTGACACGATTACCGCGGGTCTTAAAGAAGTGTCGGAATCTATAGTAGAATACTTAAGGTATTTTAGCATACCCAGGTTTTTCCTAGCGCATATGAATAGGGACGACCCATTGTTTTACTATCATAATCAACCTGCTAAGCCTAAAAGCGTAAGGATAAAAGTGGAGTTAATTAATAACGGAGTAAGTGATGAACTATTCGATTTCTTTAAGTCATCATTAATTTTCACAATGAAATACATGGGTATTGGTAAAGCCGCAACTAGAGGATTTGGAAGATTTGCTCTTGAAAATGACTGGAAGTTTGAGCTGAATCAGGATCTTAACGAATTGCTACTTTTAGGTAAAAATATTACCAATAGTGGAATTATAGGAGAAATTCCTCCCTGTGAAATTTCCGTGGAAAAGATAGAAAATCCTTGTTTATATAATTATAAGAAAAATAAATATGAACAGATAATTATAAAAGATCCGATAACATACCTAATTGCAATTGGAGTCGCAACTTTGAAAGAAGCCTGGGAAACATCGGTTGAGGACAATTGTGCTTATCTTAGTAAGATGTATCCTATTTGGCCTCTTGGCTTACCTAGAAGCGATAAACAGGGTTTAGGATACCTTATAAAAGATGAAACAAAAGAAGATCCTGGAAGGAGAATATCATATATAACCATCTCCCCCATATGTAATGGAGATACTTGTAGTGAGATATACTTGATTCCTTTTATTTATGGGGAAGACGAATTTAGAAAAATCGAATTAAAAGGAAAATCTTCAAGCTCATCAATACCTAAATTTGGTATGATCGTGCCAGGTCAAGGTTATTTAAACCCTTCGAATAACGTAAGAGATTACGTATACGCCACAATGAGTTGGCTGAAATTCATTTTAGGAGGTGGGTGTCATGGACAATGA
- the cas2 gene encoding CRISPR-associated endonuclease Cas2, whose product MLYVVFYDITDNGMRNKVADLLKKKGLTRVQYSVFIGDLNSARLKDVVAGLRVLQRYNKEGRFSILVLPVTQAMFSQRITIGDEFKEDEGEVVW is encoded by the coding sequence ATGCTCTACGTAGTATTTTACGATATAACCGATAACGGGATGAGGAACAAAGTTGCAGATCTGCTAAAAAAGAAGGGGCTAACAAGGGTACAGTACAGTGTCTTCATAGGAGACTTAAACTCAGCAAGGCTTAAGGACGTAGTAGCCGGGCTAAGAGTCCTGCAAAGGTACAATAAGGAAGGTAGGTTTTCAATATTGGTGCTACCCGTAACTCAAGCAATGTTCAGCCAGAGGATTACCATTGGTGACGAGTTTAAGGAAGACGAGGGCGAGGTAGTGTGGTAG
- the cas10 gene encoding type III-B CRISPR-associated protein Cas10/Cmr2 translates to MDDDFFLYKIYALFHDPPHKMTVGMVRRGHDFFREFIKNQKLCNYFASKIYDCSGFSNGCKDICETKKGKRGDQRRLKAHEVEALLFLMYLLCSVLERTKDTICSIALQPPHNSNAEKAKDMVHSADVYASEFNRWVLNYLTNNRKMVKYSGFHNIFEPTLSKTLNYDIKNENDFEDFVLKFRSIIDKLSSLSSDIKYLYFLIYTIYEPLWIYHNLPVEVEDSRAPYFTIFDHLYATASMINWTYYGTRPQNRSGIEPKGFYVVIDIPGVQEIVNSARKAGDYWAGSWMLSMIIWLTVWQLIKEYGPDVLLAPTARFNPLYYAMVLSYLKNKGAIDDDTKSEVENVLNTILGELSGIYDYKQFIKEAIIPATASLVLPKEPDSCSIKLEQKVLEYYRNAYNCILKEIPSGQITTELCNEFISAFGINSQQGNNELIDVIINEAEKYVDKVLIRPAIYVVDIDEIKEEVNEDLKEKGVDKILNCNDINILENQYLFHYITTKLYRKMVKDRYKTEILPKPQWFTSRKMGSSYVVNRDFNYINGRRDWEYCTVCGNEPAIINFGKEDDDYSESTKEELSKLVPNQNVNNLFDDLKVWFKPGEKVGPLCIIKRGLYYRLHNSPLKVFRSTDDIAYSYYKEVLQPIIKDAKECEELKDLLYEDEINIYEKLGNPIKARKLFSKCTELDDKTLGCVQKDYELDEVNKAFKNAIKGYREFYAIIKADVDDMTESARAEIEAEKYFEVISGLLGLKSNSYTHKSLACSYVKMITITNSISNGYILMTPTYRVALSAAMMITLLRDIKTVEVENHGQIIYAGGDDVVTLVPIDRLIDTIIDLEENFVSEDGFFKARNWYIPSISPHGRSMSVRITNIADFMTNEIQKATELLSKVKKVKWYLEDRTVKEKFSVIISSSRSSYESILPMWDFKYLRLLKSMWTLNLSNVLSSSVFEDYEEGFKELIDDEMSKGKNSELIEKLINYVLARNNGKGVNFEFDTMTLETGEYKSNIVDEIFKGFRLMRGTL, encoded by the coding sequence ATGGACGATGATTTCTTTTTGTATAAAATATATGCATTATTCCACGACCCTCCACACAAGATGACTGTGGGGATGGTAAGAAGAGGTCATGATTTCTTTAGAGAATTTATCAAAAATCAGAAATTATGTAATTATTTTGCCTCAAAAATATACGACTGTTCAGGCTTTTCAAACGGCTGTAAAGATATTTGCGAAACGAAAAAAGGTAAGCGTGGAGACCAACGTAGACTAAAGGCCCATGAAGTCGAGGCTTTATTATTCTTAATGTACCTCCTCTGTTCCGTACTTGAAAGGACAAAGGACACTATTTGTTCTATAGCCTTACAACCACCACATAATTCTAATGCAGAAAAGGCTAAAGATATGGTCCACTCTGCTGACGTTTATGCTTCAGAATTTAATAGATGGGTACTAAATTATTTAACAAACAATAGAAAAATGGTAAAATATTCTGGATTCCATAACATTTTCGAGCCAACTTTATCAAAGACGCTAAATTATGATATTAAAAATGAGAACGACTTTGAAGATTTCGTTTTGAAATTTAGGAGTATAATTGATAAATTAAGTTCTCTTAGTAGTGATATAAAATATTTGTATTTCCTCATCTATACAATATACGAGCCATTATGGATTTATCATAACCTTCCGGTCGAGGTTGAGGACTCTAGAGCCCCGTATTTTACAATCTTTGATCACCTATATGCAACGGCCTCAATGATAAACTGGACATATTATGGCACAAGACCACAAAACAGAAGTGGTATCGAACCTAAAGGCTTTTATGTAGTAATAGATATCCCGGGAGTGCAGGAAATTGTTAACTCCGCGAGGAAGGCCGGCGATTATTGGGCGGGAAGCTGGATGCTCTCAATGATAATTTGGCTAACAGTATGGCAGTTAATTAAGGAATACGGACCTGATGTATTATTAGCACCCACTGCTAGGTTTAACCCGTTATACTACGCTATGGTCTTGAGTTATTTAAAGAACAAAGGTGCAATAGATGATGATACAAAGAGTGAGGTCGAAAATGTACTGAATACAATACTGGGTGAGCTTAGCGGGATTTATGATTATAAACAGTTCATCAAAGAAGCAATAATCCCCGCAACCGCCAGCTTGGTGTTACCTAAAGAGCCCGATAGTTGCTCTATTAAACTTGAGCAGAAGGTTTTAGAATACTATAGGAATGCGTACAACTGCATATTGAAGGAGATCCCATCCGGGCAAATTACTACCGAGTTATGTAACGAATTCATTAGTGCATTTGGCATTAATTCACAACAAGGAAATAATGAACTGATTGACGTAATAATTAATGAGGCAGAAAAATACGTAGATAAAGTCCTAATTAGACCTGCAATATATGTTGTAGACATTGATGAGATAAAGGAAGAAGTGAATGAAGATTTAAAGGAAAAAGGAGTGGATAAAATCTTAAATTGTAATGACATAAACATCCTTGAAAATCAATACCTTTTCCATTATATTACAACTAAATTATATAGAAAAATGGTAAAAGATAGATATAAAACAGAAATATTACCCAAACCGCAATGGTTTACATCACGTAAGATGGGTTCAAGCTACGTAGTTAATAGGGATTTCAATTACATAAATGGCAGAAGAGATTGGGAATATTGTACAGTTTGTGGAAATGAACCCGCAATAATTAATTTCGGTAAGGAAGACGACGACTATTCTGAGTCCACAAAAGAGGAACTTTCAAAACTCGTTCCCAATCAGAACGTAAACAACTTATTTGACGACTTAAAGGTTTGGTTTAAGCCCGGCGAAAAAGTAGGCCCGCTGTGTATAATTAAGAGGGGGCTATATTATAGGTTGCATAATAGTCCCCTTAAAGTATTCAGGAGTACTGACGATATTGCGTATAGTTATTATAAGGAAGTTTTACAACCTATTATTAAGGACGCAAAAGAATGTGAAGAACTAAAGGATCTTCTTTACGAAGACGAGATAAACATTTACGAAAAATTAGGAAATCCTATAAAGGCTAGAAAACTGTTTAGTAAATGTACAGAACTTGATGATAAAACGTTGGGTTGCGTCCAGAAGGACTATGAGCTAGATGAGGTTAATAAAGCGTTTAAGAACGCAATAAAGGGCTATAGGGAATTCTACGCAATTATTAAAGCTGATGTTGACGATATGACGGAATCTGCCAGGGCTGAAATAGAGGCAGAAAAATACTTTGAAGTGATTTCTGGATTATTAGGTTTAAAAAGTAATTCATACACACATAAATCTTTAGCTTGTAGTTACGTTAAAATGATAACAATAACGAATAGTATTAGCAACGGCTACATTTTAATGACTCCGACCTACAGGGTGGCACTATCAGCTGCAATGATGATAACTTTACTTAGGGATATTAAAACCGTGGAAGTTGAAAACCACGGGCAAATAATTTACGCAGGAGGTGACGACGTAGTAACATTAGTCCCAATAGATAGGCTAATTGATACCATAATCGATCTAGAGGAAAACTTTGTCAGTGAGGACGGTTTCTTTAAAGCGAGAAATTGGTATATCCCTTCAATATCACCTCACGGTAGGTCTATGTCTGTGAGGATTACTAACATAGCTGACTTCATGACTAACGAAATACAGAAGGCTACGGAGTTGCTCAGCAAGGTTAAAAAGGTAAAATGGTACCTTGAAGACAGGACAGTCAAGGAAAAGTTCTCTGTAATTATTTCCTCTTCAAGATCTAGTTATGAAAGCATATTACCCATGTGGGATTTCAAATACCTAAGACTGTTAAAGAGCATGTGGACGCTCAACTTAAGTAACGTTTTAAGCTCTTCAGTATTTGAAGACTACGAGGAAGGATTTAAGGAATTGATAGACGACGAAATGAGTAAAGGAAAAAACTCTGAGCTGATTGAGAAACTAATTAATTACGTATTAGCCAGGAATAACGGAAAGGGCGTTAACTTTGAATTTGATACGATGACTTTAGAAACTGGAGAGTATAAAAGCAACATTGTAGATGAAATATTCAAAGGATTTAGGCTAATGAGGGGTACACTTTGA
- the cmr4 gene encoding type III-B CRISPR module RAMP protein Cmr4, which translates to MKGLFVLAYAITNLHPGAGRGYGIVDLPVQRDQLGYPIIYSSAFKGPLKALCAGNSLNDNGRINCNEKPECCCLFGSEPEEEESSKGVLDVLDLPLFSLPAPNTQGFMQVTTEYLINRTKNIFNTILELNSYLGTLGNEISNLLNSNEGKDGTVYGNRVRVTSVSVSILKQLPLFTEKLGIADDRKVVDKSLIIYTRNRLNLLSKVVSGEGLWSEEYVPMGSIFIGGMIIDENSENRYCGDLKKKYCDNLLFLPTLSTVLHGSKVRDDVYSFYLNIGGKESIGKGFVKVFIGV; encoded by the coding sequence ATGAAAGGGCTTTTTGTTCTAGCTTACGCTATAACCAACCTCCACCCCGGTGCAGGTAGGGGATACGGTATAGTAGATTTGCCCGTACAAAGGGACCAGTTAGGTTACCCAATAATTTACTCTTCAGCGTTTAAGGGACCTTTGAAGGCATTATGTGCAGGAAATTCACTCAATGATAATGGTAGGATTAACTGTAACGAGAAGCCTGAATGTTGTTGTCTTTTCGGCAGTGAGCCGGAAGAAGAGGAAAGCAGTAAGGGGGTTCTCGACGTTCTAGATCTCCCTCTATTCTCTTTGCCCGCACCAAATACTCAAGGTTTCATGCAAGTTACTACTGAATATCTAATTAATAGAACTAAAAACATATTTAATACAATACTCGAGCTAAACAGTTATTTAGGAACTTTAGGCAATGAAATTTCCAATCTTTTGAATAGTAATGAAGGCAAGGATGGAACAGTATACGGTAATAGGGTGAGAGTTACGTCAGTAAGTGTTTCAATACTTAAACAATTGCCGTTGTTTACTGAAAAGCTTGGCATCGCTGACGATAGGAAGGTTGTGGACAAGTCTTTAATAATATATACTAGGAATAGGTTGAATCTCTTAAGTAAGGTAGTGAGCGGAGAAGGGCTATGGAGCGAGGAATACGTCCCGATGGGGTCGATATTTATCGGAGGTATGATAATAGACGAAAACTCGGAGAACCGTTACTGCGGAGATCTGAAAAAGAAATATTGTGACAATTTACTATTCTTGCCTACTCTCTCTACGGTTCTTCACGGTAGTAAAGTCCGTGACGACGTTTACTCCTTCTACTTAAATATAGGCGGGAAGGAAAGTATAGGAAAGGGTTTTGTTAAGGTCTTCATAGGTGTTTAG
- a CDS encoding AsnC family protein, translating into MLIEKEKLILSEVLYYLQRFGDLNPKVIGAISRIKDVDKYILWLRQNFQYNLYPFSRWQTLGLKKYYVTIYSNYPNISLDDLYELFDGTPTFILRDVLNPLVINLSVYYNSSKFDEVLDYLQGEGIIYHYDIHEVKEEKFYPIDYSNFDFEKREFTGILSSPKEPFELPNLTEGFSPDDIDVKIIGKKQAKAYSSLKEISTMLGISFKDVLYHTQAHVIGKGLIVGYAARLFKPDFRLEVSFGEEDTLEELSRIPSMHFAHKLDDETYYVHVVDNSSRLLDYLDFISTLKSKDTIEVYIHPINKRYVFTASIPYEHFQNGRWNFNTQVMMLRAEKFAKKLEKSSDKE; encoded by the coding sequence GTGTTAATTGAGAAAGAGAAGTTAATTCTATCAGAGGTTCTATATTACTTACAACGTTTCGGAGATTTAAACCCTAAGGTTATTGGTGCAATATCAAGGATTAAGGACGTTGACAAATATATACTCTGGTTAAGGCAAAATTTCCAATATAACTTATATCCTTTTTCCAGGTGGCAGACTTTAGGATTAAAGAAGTATTATGTTACTATTTATTCTAATTATCCTAATATTTCCTTAGACGACTTATATGAATTATTTGACGGCACTCCAACCTTTATCTTAAGGGACGTCCTTAATCCTCTAGTAATTAACCTTTCCGTGTATTATAATTCATCAAAGTTTGATGAAGTTCTTGATTATTTACAAGGTGAAGGAATAATTTACCATTACGATATTCACGAGGTCAAGGAGGAGAAGTTTTATCCTATTGATTACTCAAACTTTGATTTTGAAAAGAGGGAATTTACCGGCATTCTATCTTCGCCTAAAGAACCCTTCGAATTACCAAACCTTACAGAGGGATTTTCTCCAGATGACATTGACGTTAAAATTATTGGTAAAAAGCAAGCTAAAGCTTATTCTTCACTTAAGGAAATATCTACAATGCTAGGAATTTCATTTAAGGATGTTCTTTACCATACTCAAGCCCACGTAATAGGTAAGGGATTAATAGTAGGATATGCCGCACGTTTATTTAAGCCGGATTTTAGACTTGAAGTTAGTTTTGGCGAAGAAGACACCTTAGAGGAACTGAGTAGGATACCTAGCATGCATTTTGCTCATAAGTTAGATGACGAAACTTATTACGTTCACGTTGTAGATAACTCATCTAGGCTATTGGACTATCTAGATTTTATTTCTACTCTAAAGAGTAAGGATACAATAGAAGTTTACATACATCCGATTAATAAGCGGTACGTCTTTACTGCCTCAATTCCTTACGAGCACTTCCAGAACGGAAGGTGGAACTTTAACACTCAAGTCATGATGTTAAGGGCAGAGAAGTTTGCAAAGAAATTGGAGAAGTCAAGCGACAAAGAGTAA